Proteins co-encoded in one Jeotgalibacillus malaysiensis genomic window:
- a CDS encoding magnesium chelatase — translation MYHQKLEQVLNNIERVMIGKRTVAELSLVSLLAQGHVLLEDVPGVGKTMMVRALAKSVGAKFTRIQFTPDLLPSDVIGVSIYNPKEMTFQFRPGPIMGNIVLADEINRTSPKTQSSLLESMEEGSVTVDGFTHKLSKPFFVMATQNPIEYEGTYPLPEAQLDRFLLKMQMGYPDAKEEMEVLNRLQFAPPIDELQPVITIEELQHLQEEVKKVMVDEKVKEYIVDLAGKTRDHANVYLGVSPRGSIALMKACQAYAMLHGRDYVLPDDVQFLVPYVFSHRMILKSEARYEGIEPEEVIERILARTRVPVQRMAK, via the coding sequence ATGTATCACCAGAAATTAGAACAGGTGCTCAATAATATTGAACGGGTCATGATCGGAAAAAGGACAGTCGCTGAATTAAGTCTTGTCTCACTGCTTGCCCAGGGTCACGTATTACTAGAAGATGTCCCCGGCGTCGGAAAAACCATGATGGTACGCGCGCTCGCCAAATCAGTTGGTGCGAAGTTTACCCGCATTCAGTTTACTCCGGATTTACTTCCCTCAGATGTAATTGGTGTTTCAATCTATAACCCTAAGGAAATGACATTTCAGTTCCGTCCGGGACCGATCATGGGCAATATCGTACTTGCTGATGAGATTAACCGGACATCACCAAAAACACAGTCATCTCTCCTTGAAAGTATGGAAGAGGGCAGCGTGACGGTGGATGGATTTACACATAAGCTCTCTAAGCCATTTTTCGTAATGGCTACACAGAATCCGATTGAATATGAAGGAACGTATCCACTGCCAGAAGCCCAGCTTGACCGTTTTCTATTAAAAATGCAGATGGGTTACCCGGATGCAAAAGAAGAAATGGAAGTGCTAAACCGCCTTCAATTCGCTCCGCCAATCGATGAACTTCAGCCGGTTATTACGATTGAAGAGCTTCAGCATCTTCAGGAAGAAGTTAAGAAAGTAATGGTTGATGAAAAAGTGAAAGAATATATTGTTGATCTTGCCGGAAAAACACGCGATCACGCAAATGTATATCTCGGCGTTAGTCCGCGTGGATCGATTGCGCTGATGAAAGCCTGCCAGGCGTACGCTATGCTCCACGGGAGAGACTATGTTCTGCCAGATGACGTGCAATTCCTTGTGCCATATGTATTCTCGCATCGTATGATTTTAAAATCAGAAGCCAGGTATGAAGGCATTGAACCGGAAGAAGTGATTGAACGGATTCTTGCGCGTACAAGAGTGCCCGTTCAGCGGATGGCAAAGTGA